In Zingiber officinale cultivar Zhangliang chromosome 3B, Zo_v1.1, whole genome shotgun sequence, a single window of DNA contains:
- the LOC121967629 gene encoding protein BREAST CANCER SUSCEPTIBILITY 1 homolog, giving the protein MIDPEEISQMWSPFLNYLFKLEKELKCFKCKGLFKRPKLLPCNHIVCSDCIITPLTRQRSVCHSCQNPFRYEDTRDALYVERMVSLFQEMDAAIGSIIQQRPSPKNVPGDKSQGVHNVQDKSSHSCLSKKVSLEGDEPSEVHNGQDKPSHLCLSKQGSLAGDEPPGEHNAQDKPSHSCLSKKNSLAEDEPSGVHNAQDRPSHSGLHGFPSSNYRTSKRRVDEGNYEEMQNRSTNSEEVPGLKKHLNLKESSYFPSFGENSDSKLHKYNSYPEQNLKASSRMKYGASRLKHFKKAKTGKKANSWNNASPDYHSGRHLFGDECAFCHSFRITEASGPMYCYKDGKLTALEEANQPDGIYVHEKCVVWAPQVYFSGEIVKNFELELKRASKLKCSKCGLKGAALGCYDNNCLKSYHATCAVQIPDCRWDYRTFHVLCPSHSLGKLPCDDDSGKNNGTHLPSIQIESSKPLGKLKDDRNDNCVAAMDVSNEMIFMGSDLMASEKNLLVQLASLIGGKVIERWTPEVTHVIVSTSQCGACRRTYDFLLTVLSWKWILTTKWVKVSLELGHLVEEEPFEVRFDEKGFVDGPKKKRHSIIDKAKNLFAGLHFYISKHFDQSSEQSLRELVVASGGRVLEVDSLMLKDPSPSASSFESFLYFIYNEDYPKDYNPRDFMKIKDERCEEVIDMFVKTGARAASNNRVLDAIATLDVKILDVICLDQAN; this is encoded by the exons ATGATTGATCCGGAAGAGATATCCCAAATGTGGAGTCCATTTCTTAACTATCTCTTCAAGCTAGAGAAGGAACTGAAATGCTTCAAATG CAAGGGTTTGTTTAAAAGACCAAAATTATTACCGTGTAATCACATAGTTTGCAG CGACTGTATTATCACTCCTTTAACCCGTCAACGTTCTGTTTGCCATTCTTGTCAGAACCCTTTTCGATACGAAG ACACTAGGGATGCTCTTTACGTAGAAAGGATGGTGAGCCTTTTTCAAGAGATGGATGCTGCTATTGGCAGCATTATTCAACAGAGACCATCACCTAAAAATGTGCCTG GTGATAAATCACAAGGAGTACATAATGTACAAGATAAATCAAGTCATTCATGCCTCTCCAAAAAAGTTTCACTTGAAGGAGATGAACCATCAGAAGTACATAATGGACAAGATAAACCAAGCCATTTATGCCTCTCTAAACAAGGTTCACTTGCAGGAGATGAACCACCAGGAGAACATAATGCACAAGATAAACCAAGCCATTCATGCCtctcaaaaaaaaattcactTGCAGAAGATGAACCATCAGGAGTACATAATGCACAAGATAGGCCAAGCCATTCAGGTTTACATGGTTTTCCATCTTCCAATTACAGGACTTCAAAAAGAAGAGTAgatgaaggaaactatgaagAAATGCAAAATAGAAGCACGAATTCTGAAGAAGTGCCCGGCTTAAAAAAACATTTGAACCTGAAGGAGTCCAGTTATTTCCCTTCATTTGGTGAAAATTCTGATTCTAAATTGCACAAATATAATAGTTATCCTGAACAA AATCTCAAAGCCTCTTCTCGAATGAAATATGGTGCTTCTCGACTCAAGCATTTCAAGAAAGCAAAGACGGGAAAGAAAGCAAATTCCTGGAATAATGCTAGTCCAGATTATCATAGTGGTAGACATTTGTTTGGTGATGAATGCGCATTTTGCCATTCGTTTCGAATTACGGAG GCTTCTGGACCTATGTATTGCTACAAAGATGGAAAACTCACTGCATTGGAGGAAGCAAACCAGCCTGATGGAATATATGTTCATGAAAAGTGCGTTGTATG GGCTCCCCAAGTGTATTTTTCTGGAGAAATCGTGAAAAACTTTGAGTTAGAACTAAAGCGAGCATCAAAGTTAAAATGCAGCAAATGTGGGTTGAAAGGTGCTGCTCTTGGTTGTTATGATAACAACTGTCTTAAGAGCTATCATGCCACTTGTGCAGTTCAAATCCCAGATTGTCGATGGGATTAT AGAACTTTTCATGTTTTGTGCCCTTCCCACTCTTTGGGAAAATTACCATGTGATGATGATTCTGGGAAGAACAACGGTACACATCTCCCATCTATTCAGAT AGAATCTTCTAAACCTTTGGGGAAGCTAAAAGATGATCGAAATGATAATTGTGTTGCTGCAATGGATGTTTCAAATGAAATGATATTCATGGGCTCTGATCTCATGGCTTCAGAAAAG AACCTCCTTGTTCAATTGGctagcttgattggtggaaaggTGATTGAAAGATGGACGCCTGAGGTAACACACGTTATTGTTTCAACTAGTCAGTGTGGTGCTTGCAGAAGAACATATGATTTCCTATTGACTGTTTTGAGTTGGAAATGGATTCTCACAACAAAGT GGGTTAAGGTTAGCTTGGAGTTAGGACATCTGGTCGaggaagagccatttgaagtcagGTTTGATGAAAAAGGTTTTGTAGATGGACCCAAGAAAAAAAGGCATAGTATAATCGACAAG GCAAAAAACTTATTTGCAGGTCTGCACTTTTATATAAGCAAACACTTCGATCAATCATCTGAACAGTCTCTTCGAGAACTTGTTGTGGCTAGTGGTGGAAGGGTGTTGGAGGTGGATTCTTTGATGCTGAAGGACCCTTCTCCAAGTGCATCTTCATTTGAATCATTTCTGTATTTCATTTACAATGAAGACTATCCGAAGGATTATAATCCGAGAGATTTTATGAAGATTAAAGATGAAAGATGTGAAGAAGTAATAGACATGTTTGTGAAGACTGGTGCCCGAGCAGCAAGTAATAATAGAGTTTTGGATGCCATTGCTACTTTGGACGTCAAAATTTTGGATGTTATATGCCTCGATCAAGCAAACTAG